In Kogia breviceps isolate mKogBre1 chromosome 7, mKogBre1 haplotype 1, whole genome shotgun sequence, a single window of DNA contains:
- the LOC131759717 gene encoding LOW QUALITY PROTEIN: olfactory receptor 5A2-like (The sequence of the model RefSeq protein was modified relative to this genomic sequence to represent the inferred CDS: substituted 1 base at 1 genomic stop codon): protein MIGLRRCHTHTHTHTHTHTHTHRHAGILINHKNPLLYTALASHTLCLKVVAGAYVGGFLRSLIETYSVYQHDFCGPNTINHFLCDLPSILVLSCSDTFASQMMNFLVGAVVGVVSVLVILISYCYTAAAVLNVSSAEGRAKAFSTCASHLTAVTLFYSSGLFMDMXPSSSYSLDQDRVVSTFYALVMLTINPFIYSLRNKTFKMPRGKLCFHTGIDFSDPDITFTMKL from the coding sequence atgattggtttaagaagatgtcacacacacacacacacacacacacacacacacacacacacacacagacacgctgGAATATTAATCAACCATAAAAACCCGTTGCTCTACACGGCCCTCGCATCCCATACACTTTGCTTAAAGGTGGTGGCTGGGGCCTATGTGGGTGGATTTCTCAGATCTTTGATTGAAACATACTCTGTCTATCAGCATGATTTCTGCGGGCCAAACACGATCAACCACTTCCTCTGTGACCTTCCTTCCATCCTGGTTCTGTCGTGCTCTGATACCTTCGCCAGCCAGATGATGAACTTCCTTGTGGGTGCTGTTGTTGGAGTGGTATCTGTCCTGGTGATCCTCATCTCTTATTGTTACACTGCTGCGGCTGTCCTGAATGTCAGCTCAGCTGAAGGTCGGGCCAAGGCCTTCAGTACGTGTGCCTCTCATCTGACTGCGGTGACCCTCTTCTACAGTTCTGGTCTCTTCATGGACATGTGACCTAGTTCCAGCTACTCCCTGGACCAGGACAGGGTGGTGTCCACATTCTATGCTCTGGTGATGCTCACGATTAATCCCTTCATCTACAGTCTTAGgaataagacttttaaaatgccACGAGGAAAGCTGTGCTTTCATACAGGCATTGATTTTTCTGACCCTGACATAACGTTTACAATGAAGCTGTGA